The DNA sequence GGACTTCGGTGAGATGGCGCTTTTCGCACTCACCCTCTTCATTCTCTACGACGCGATCGAGCGAGGCTCGGCGAAGGGACTCATCGCCGGCGGAGTCGTGTGGGGACTCGCGCTCGGCACGAAGGCGAATGCGCTCTTCATCCTCCCGATCATCGTCGTGTGGCTCTTCACGAGGGGCGTTCCCGCGAGCTGGCGCGAGCGGAAGCGCGGTATGGTGATGCTCGCGTTCCTCTGGCCGATCATCGGGGCCGTCACGTTCTTCGTCACCTGGCCGTGGCTCTGGCCCGATCCCGTGCGGCGGCTCGGTGCGCATCTCGATTACATCTTCATTCGAGGAGGCTCGGGGGCGGGCGCGAGCGACGCGCCGGCGGCCCTGATGATTCTGCTGACCTCCGTCCCGGTGACGCTGGCGCTCGCGCTCGGCGGCGCTGTGATCACCACGCGGAGAGCGGCGAGGCGCGATTCATTTGCACTTTTCGTTCTCGTCTGGATGTTCGTCGTCCTCGTACGCGCCGTGGCCGGAACGAACTTCGACGGCATTCGCCACTTCCTCGAGCTTTTCCCGGCGATCGCCATCCTCGCAGGACTCGCCGTCGCGTGGGTCGTCGATCGGATCCCCCGAGGCTCGGCGAGGCGCAACGGTGCGGTGGCGGTGCTCGTCGTCGCGCTCGCAGCGCTGCCGTCGCTGGTGGCGCTCGCCAGAAGCCATCCGTTCGAAGCGACCTGGTGGAACGTCTTCGCCGGCGGTTATCGCGGAGCGGTCGAGCGGCAACTTCCGCAGGCGTCGGATTACTGGGCGACCTCGCACCGGCTCGGGATCGAGTGGCTCAACGCGCATGCGGAACCGGATGCCGTGCTGGTGGTGCCGATCGCCGAGCACACCGTACGGCTCGCGGCGCCCGAGATGCTCCGTTCCGACATCGAGCTCGTCCACACGACGCGGTTCTGGACCGAGCAGCTGCCAGATGGAGTGCTCGAAGGTGTGGAGGCGATTGCGAGGCGGCGTCCGACGTATGGGATGACGATCACACGGCGGGACTGGTGGAATCCGCTCGCGCAGAAGATCGCCGACTCCCCCCGTGTCGCGGAGTGGCGACACGACGGCGAGCCGGTGCTGATCATCTCGAGGCTGTAGCTGACCGGGCGCGGGATACGACCTTTCGGAGCCCGGGAACGCCGCGTCACTGCTTCTGTCGCTTCGGCTTTCCTCCGGGTCGGGACTCCAGCGGGTACTGAATGAAGGTCCCGTTCTCGTAGATGATGTCGGCCTCCCAGTTCAGCATCGCGCGCTGTTCAGTCACCCGCTCCCTGGAGATCATGTCGCTGTCCCATTCGAGCTGACCATCGGAACCGCTGCTCACGACGCGGTAATGCATTCCATCCTCGGATACGGAGTAGTGGAACGGGTTTCCCCATCGGTCCTCGTGCGACATTCCCTTTATGTACGTCGGGCTCAGCAGCAGCGCCAGCTCTTCGACCGAACCGGCAGCGGGATAGCGTCCGTGATCGACGGCCCAGGCTTCCGTCGCAGTTGCGATGGAACGCATGTCGGCCATCGTCCAACGGGCTCGCTGACGGTCGGTGCGCACCGCTTCCTCCGCTTTCGGCACGGCTCCCACGGACGCCCTCCGAAAAATCCCGGAAGGGTGCGTCAGCCAGCCGGCGGTCAGTTCCGGCAGAAGGGCAGCGGTCGTGACTCCTGAATCCGATTTCAGGAACGCGACGAGCTCGCGTAGTTCGGCCGTCGAATAGGTTCGATCGAGCAACGGCCGGATCACCTCTTTCTCGATTTCCCGGGTGCTGAGGTCTCTCTTCAGGATTTCCCGATACGCATCCTGGAAGCGTCTCTGCTGTTCGACATTGGCCTCATATCCCGCCAACTCCTCCTCGGTCATTCTGCTCAGCCTCTCCTCCGGAATCTCGAATCGGTAGAGATCGCGAGTCGTGATGTCGACGATCGAATGAACGAGTCGCTCGACGCCGATCAGGGCAATCGCTTCGTCGAGAAGCTGGTCGCGCGAGGGCTCGTCGCCCAGAGCCGCCGTCGGCAGGAACATCGCGACCACGATGAGGACCGCAAAGAGAGCGCGCATGGTTTCCCTCCGTCGAACTCGGTTTGATCCGAGTATACAAGGCTCAACCTGTCCGCTGGTCCATAGACACCCCGCGTCGAGCTCCCGTATTTGTAAACGTGCAACTGTGGAAACAGCTCGTCCTCGTCTTCGCCACGATCATCGCGACCGGTCCGGCCACTGCAGCCGCATCGCTCGCGCCACCGCTCGATCCGGCGCCGCTGGGCGAACAGGTCGGTACCGGTCGTGGGGTCGCGGTCGTAGGGCTCGACCAGACGATGCTCTCCATCTTCGCGTTTCCCGCCGGACTCCGCGAACCCGATTTCTTCTACGCGCGGGCGCATTCTGCCTCCGGCGAGCTCGCGGGGCCGCCTGAATTCGTCGGCTCCGGGTATCACGCCGCCGCAGCCAGCGCGCGCAACACCGCGGTCGTGGTGTGGGCCGACGACGGTGTTCTGGCTGCCGTCGTCGATCACAACGGCCGCACACTCTTCGGACCCGTCAGGGTCCCAGAGGGTCGGGCGCAGACCACTGTCTTCGTCCCCGGCATCGACTCGGTCTTCGCCGCGCCGCTGAACGGCGGATGGGTCATCATCTGGAACGAGAACCGGTTCGTCGACGATCATCCGGAACCGCGCATCGCGGCCACGGCGAAGCGCGTGGTGGTGTCGCACGATCTTGCCATCGTCTCGCCGACACGAGAGATCATTTCGTCCGGCGAGGTCTACCAGGTCCTGAACGTGGGCGACGGTCTCGTGATCACCGGTTGCGATCCTAATCCGTTCATCGCCCGCATCTCCGGAGACGACCTGATCGATCGAAGACCCTTCGAGGGAAGTCGTCTCGCGTACAACGGCAGCCTCATTGCTGCCGTCCGGTCTTCAATCGGAGGGTTCTCATTCACGACCCTCTCCCCCGCGACTCTGGAGACCCGTCATAGCCGGCACATCGAGTGGCCGGAAAGCACTCGCATCGAGCTCTCCTGGAACGGCTATGAATGGGTAGTAGTTTCGCGAATCGACCATCCCCTTGAATGGTCTCTCGGCCGCCTCTCTGAAGACGGCGTGCTTCTCCAATCGTCGCCGGTCGAGATCGAGCCCGTGGAACACCTCGCGTACGTTCACGGAGCCCTGTGGGGCCTGAGCCCTCTGAGAAACCACCCGGCTCATCTCTTTCGTTTCGAAAGCGGAACCTTCGAGCGCCGCGCGCTCCTCTCCGTACGAGCCAGCGACACATGGTTTGTCGGGCTGCAACCGTTGAGCTCCGGCAATCGACTGTTGGCGTATCAGCTTCAGGGCGAAATCGTGACCACTCTCGTCACACCCGCGGGAGACGTCGTTGGTATCGACCTGTCGCTCGGAAAACCGAGAGCCGTCACCTTCGATGTACATCGCGAGTTTCTCTATTCAGCCGCCACCTATGATGGAGGCGAAACGCTCGTCGTCCGCAAGTACGATCGGACGGGTCGCGTTCCGGAACTGCTCGCCACTCGAGAGCTCGACGCGGGCGGACTCGTCAACCGGATCCTCATCGACGCTGGAGAGAAAGGTCTGATCGCGAGATTCAGCGTCGGGGCGATCGGCGAAGAGCGGCAGCTGCGACTGGCCCGCCTCGACGCAAACCTCGATCTCATCGCCGAACGATCTCTCGACCCCGATCTGCAATGGGGCGCACTCGCTCTGCTCGGCGACCGAACGGTTCTCCTCTTCTCCGATTTCGACCAATGGATCGAGATCCTCGATCGCAACCTCGACCCGGTACGGCCGGCACGCCCGATCGTTCCCCGATGGGCTAACCCGTACCCGTTGCTCTCGGCCTCGGCCGACGAAAGTCGCCTCCTTCTCGTCTGGATCAACAACAACGACCACGTCCGAACCGTCGCAGTGGATCGTGACGGCGAAATCGTCAACGGTGCTGATGGCGGTGAAGTCGTCGCGCTGGGAGGCGCCTGGGATAGCTCGCTGACCGCCGAGGCCCGGCCCGACGGGTGGCAGCTCAGCTGGATTTCGGCTGACTCCTTTTCATGTGAGCTCGAGCGCTCGATCCACCGCATACGCGTCGATGCCGACGGAAAGCTCGTCACGCCCTTTCCTCACGAACCCGTCTACCGGTTCGTGCAGCTCGTCGCGAACGAGATGATCTGCGATGCGAGCTCGCTAATTCTCAGCGCAGACGGCTCAGCGGTCGGGTACTCGATCCACCAATTCGATTCTCCCTGGAGTGGAGCGCGGCGCTTCGTCCTTCATCTTTCCGCCCATCGGGCCCGTCCCAGTATCCGAAGATAGTCTTCGCTGCCCACGGCGACGATCGACGCTCATTCCTCGGTCGCCGCGGCGCTTTCCCACCTCTCACTCGATCGCCCCCTCTCCGCTGTCAGCTCACCATCGGTCCCCCGCGGCCGTCGAGGCCAGGCTCCTGCCTGATCTCACGGCGCGCTCCGCGCGCTGCGGGAGGGTGGAATGAGGACGCGCCGCACGAGCGACGCGTCAACGGCCGCGTGGAACGCGGCGGTCCTCTCGGCCTGTCCATCTGAATTGCAAATCACTCATTCCGAGACTGGACCGCCAAGGGTTTCCCGTAGTGCAGGCTTGCAGCCCGCACCGCGGTTGGTACCGTATGATTCGTTCGGTATGGCCGATCACCCGGATGTTGCCAGCTCTGATCCGACGGTTGCGCGGACTTCGGCGCCAGCCTCCGGTGCCTCCGAGCGGTTCTCCCCCGGGGATCTCCTCGATGAACGGTACCGGATCGTGGCGCTTCTCGGCCGGGGCGGAATGGGTGAGGTGTACCGCGCCGAAGACCTCAAGCTCGGCCAGCAGGTCGCGCTGAAGTTTCTGCCGCGCAACACCCTCGG is a window from the Acidobacteriota bacterium genome containing:
- a CDS encoding type II secretion system protein GspG, which gives rise to MRALFAVLIVVAMFLPTAALGDEPSRDQLLDEAIALIGVERLVHSIVDITTRDLYRFEIPEERLSRMTEEELAGYEANVEQQRRFQDAYREILKRDLSTREIEKEVIRPLLDRTYSTAELRELVAFLKSDSGVTTAALLPELTAGWLTHPSGIFRRASVGAVPKAEEAVRTDRQRARWTMADMRSIATATEAWAVDHGRYPAAGSVEELALLLSPTYIKGMSHEDRWGNPFHYSVSEDGMHYRVVSSGSDGQLEWDSDMISRERVTEQRAMLNWEADIIYENGTFIQYPLESRPGGKPKRQKQ
- a CDS encoding glycosyltransferase family 39 protein; translated protein: MSVGDAAPRARWRSALPWIFALGWAGWGMTALDQYGPNWDESLGDLFFGQRYVSFWTSFDGRYLDFVSDPYGESVVPDLRSSPLRIAPHQHYPVMATGAMAFVSLVRPAGLFASSFDAVHAFVLLVAALLIVAMFRWVERHAGMVAASSAVLLLMLSPRVAYHSLVNLKDFGEMALFALTLFILYDAIERGSAKGLIAGGVVWGLALGTKANALFILPIIVVWLFTRGVPASWRERKRGMVMLAFLWPIIGAVTFFVTWPWLWPDPVRRLGAHLDYIFIRGGSGAGASDAPAALMILLTSVPVTLALALGGAVITTRRAARRDSFALFVLVWMFVVLVRAVAGTNFDGIRHFLELFPAIAILAGLAVAWVVDRIPRGSARRNGAVAVLVVALAALPSLVALARSHPFEATWWNVFAGGYRGAVERQLPQASDYWATSHRLGIEWLNAHAEPDAVLVVPIAEHTVRLAAPEMLRSDIELVHTTRFWTEQLPDGVLEGVEAIARRRPTYGMTITRRDWWNPLAQKIADSPRVAEWRHDGEPVLIISRL